The window TGCTCGTGTTCTTCGGGAGCGTCTACCTCCTGCAGTACACGAACCTGGGTAAGCGCCTCGCCATCCTGGTTTCTGGCGCCGGCATCTTCGGCTGGACGACGATCAACTCGCTCCTCTTCGTCCTCTACGCACCCCGCGGGCCTCGCCCGGTCG of the bacterium genome contains:
- a CDS encoding sugar transferase; this translates as LVFFGSVYLLQYTNLGKRLAILVSGAGIFGWTTINSLLFVLYAPRGPRPVDFEGLNAFEIRIIPGAFTAASAILFAMFLVALHRYERDQERE